One region of Chlorobiota bacterium genomic DNA includes:
- a CDS encoding YcaQ family DNA glycosylase codes for MLNFTHHSARNLMLAAQGLDRPPAKTAGKHDVLKAIQRMQVLQIDTIHVVARSPYLVLWSRLGAYHPAWLEEHLAERRLFEYWAHEACFIPIEDYPLYRHRMVDPGSLGWKYSHAWMERHRPEVERVMEHIRSNGPARSVDFKASGTRGGTWWEWKPEKRALEMMFTAGELMIARRQNFQRVYDLRQRLLPDWDDSAMPSTNEVMEQFARKAVKALGVTTARWVADYFRTKKGETIPVVENLAERGELLRADVEGFPAKAFVHPDNLALAKQAIAGKLTPSHATLLSPFDPLVWDRERALAMFGFDYRIECYTPGPKRKYGYFTLPILWRGNLIGRLDPKAHRKEGIFEIKSFHLEPGVELTSEIIHDVASAIIECARWHETPKVQITSSNPPKLAKMLMEEIRRR; via the coding sequence ATGCTCAATTTCACTCACCACTCCGCCCGCAATTTGATGCTTGCGGCGCAAGGGCTGGACCGCCCGCCGGCAAAAACTGCTGGGAAGCACGATGTCCTGAAAGCAATCCAACGGATGCAGGTTCTTCAGATTGACACCATCCATGTGGTGGCCCGAAGCCCGTATCTGGTGCTTTGGAGCCGCTTGGGGGCGTACCATCCGGCATGGTTAGAGGAGCATTTGGCCGAACGGCGATTGTTCGAATATTGGGCGCACGAAGCCTGCTTTATTCCAATCGAGGATTACCCCCTGTACCGCCACCGCATGGTGGACCCCGGGTCGCTTGGATGGAAATACTCCCATGCCTGGATGGAACGCCACCGCCCCGAGGTTGAGCGCGTGATGGAGCATATCCGCAGCAACGGCCCGGCGCGGTCCGTGGATTTTAAGGCCAGCGGAACCCGGGGCGGAACGTGGTGGGAATGGAAACCGGAAAAGCGAGCGTTGGAGATGATGTTCACCGCCGGAGAATTGATGATTGCCCGAAGGCAAAATTTCCAACGAGTGTATGACCTTCGCCAGCGGCTGCTTCCCGATTGGGACGACTCCGCAATGCCAAGCACCAACGAAGTGATGGAGCAGTTTGCACGCAAAGCGGTAAAAGCATTGGGGGTGACGACCGCACGCTGGGTTGCCGATTATTTCCGCACAAAAAAAGGGGAGACAATTCCGGTTGTGGAAAATCTTGCCGAGCGGGGTGAGTTGCTTCGCGCCGATGTTGAGGGGTTCCCGGCCAAAGCGTTCGTCCATCCCGATAATCTTGCGCTGGCCAAGCAAGCGATTGCTGGGAAGCTCACCCCTTCCCACGCCACTCTGCTTTCTCCATTCGATCCATTGGTTTGGGACCGCGAGCGAGCGCTTGCAATGTTCGGCTTCGATTACCGGATTGAATGCTACACCCCCGGGCCAAAACGGAAGTATGGCTATTTCACGCTCCCAATCTTGTGGCGTGGAAATTTAATCGGGCGATTAGACCCCAAAGCACACCGGAAGGAGGGGATATTTGAGATTAAATCCTTCCATCTTGAACCGGGCGTAGAACTCACGTCAGAAATAATCCACGATGTTGCTTCGGCAATTATCGAGTGCGCCCGTTGGCATGAAACGCCGAAGGTTCAGATAACCAGCAGCAACCCACCAAAGCTGGCAAAAATGTTGATGGAAGAAATTAGAAGGAGGTGA
- a CDS encoding PD40 domain-containing protein yields MPMRLILFPLFFCVALLPAIAQEVPYGTANTAGDDYAAAFRYVEGGGTEFWFTTSDGFQQARSRRLVHVPISSSQAETLPFPLNVVNFDNAAVVMDGAPAFPVCETANGLFVSNRTVDGKYHDNDLYEMHANRDGAWSVRRVDELNSDAWDDTPALSSNGKTLYFASDRRFPGSQKTDLFTSRRQENGRWSTPVPLDGINTPEYSEQTPTIGDDGYLYYATNQTATGDYDIWRAQIDGATGTITGRPEPAPFAGVNKAGSDEGHPLFSPGGAQLLFSSNRSSAGGTKDFDIYGVAIPSSKGDRVYLSVQLRTRVAGEDKTDPIRTTVFITDRQTGERSSVESDGSGEATIPLGKTSGSATDRRFRELIVTAQSPRPGFITSTDTLSIDLLCGRRLAHTLYLWDTAALRSVGCVQDFRIKNVRFFVTGYWCPTTAKFAGLAPCASAIPGDQSCLALDHPAPESPCESNELYTYAVKYTAPQVVATRQPFSNCIALAELNDPKIREPRVREVDSAFVKLVDAMRSALEYDCVQRAVRDGKLVEVDVVGWTDPRPLDGSCRYTGPDIDLNSSFVKIDTAGSPYIEQGILRNQTRFRDSKSGGNQLLSQLRAYHTAVLLDKLWEEQVEDYRELKKVGLLRVTGVGRAVSQENVDMAQQRSVSVLVKVPLKPGEAIAATLPPPGRYRQLCDSPCK; encoded by the coding sequence ATGCCGATGCGACTGATACTTTTCCCTCTCTTCTTCTGCGTTGCCTTGCTTCCGGCGATTGCCCAGGAGGTTCCCTACGGAACCGCCAACACCGCCGGGGATGATTACGCCGCCGCCTTCCGGTACGTTGAAGGAGGGGGAACAGAATTTTGGTTCACCACCAGCGATGGTTTCCAGCAGGCGCGTTCGCGGCGGCTGGTGCACGTTCCGATTTCTTCCAGCCAGGCCGAAACGCTTCCGTTCCCCCTGAATGTGGTGAACTTCGACAACGCGGCGGTGGTGATGGACGGCGCGCCAGCATTTCCCGTCTGCGAAACCGCCAACGGCCTGTTTGTTAGCAATCGGACGGTGGATGGGAAGTATCACGACAACGACCTGTATGAAATGCACGCCAACCGCGACGGGGCCTGGAGCGTCCGCCGCGTGGATGAGCTGAACAGCGATGCATGGGACGACACCCCGGCACTCTCCTCCAACGGAAAAACGCTTTACTTCGCCAGCGACCGCCGATTCCCGGGGAGCCAGAAAACTGATCTTTTCACCTCCCGCCGCCAAGAAAACGGACGCTGGTCCACACCGGTTCCGCTTGATGGAATCAACACCCCTGAGTATTCGGAGCAGACCCCAACGATTGGCGATGACGGCTATCTCTACTATGCCACCAACCAAACCGCGACCGGCGATTACGACATCTGGAGGGCGCAGATAGATGGCGCGACGGGAACCATAACAGGCCGCCCCGAACCAGCCCCATTTGCCGGGGTAAACAAAGCAGGTTCCGACGAAGGGCATCCCCTGTTTTCGCCCGGGGGAGCGCAGCTCCTGTTCTCCTCCAACCGAAGCAGCGCGGGGGGGACGAAAGATTTCGACATCTACGGGGTAGCGATTCCAAGCAGCAAGGGGGACAGGGTCTATCTTAGCGTGCAGCTTCGGACCCGGGTGGCGGGGGAGGACAAGACCGATCCGATCCGCACCACCGTCTTCATCACCGACCGCCAAACCGGGGAGCGAAGCAGTGTGGAATCCGATGGAAGCGGCGAGGCGACAATCCCACTGGGAAAAACCAGCGGGTCCGCAACCGACCGCCGTTTCCGCGAATTGATCGTCACCGCGCAATCGCCACGGCCTGGCTTTATCACCTCAACCGACACCCTTTCCATTGACCTTCTGTGTGGCCGCCGTTTGGCGCATACGCTTTATTTGTGGGACACCGCCGCGCTGCGCAGCGTGGGGTGTGTGCAAGATTTCCGCATCAAGAATGTCCGCTTTTTTGTCACCGGATATTGGTGTCCAACAACGGCAAAGTTTGCTGGGCTTGCCCCCTGCGCTTCGGCAATTCCTGGCGATCAATCTTGCTTGGCTTTGGACCATCCGGCACCGGAATCCCCCTGCGAAAGCAATGAGCTGTACACCTACGCCGTGAAATACACCGCGCCGCAAGTGGTGGCCACGCGGCAGCCCTTCAGCAACTGCATTGCCCTTGCCGAATTGAACGATCCCAAAATCCGCGAGCCCCGCGTCCGCGAAGTTGATTCGGCATTTGTGAAGCTGGTGGACGCAATGCGCTCGGCGTTGGAGTACGACTGCGTCCAACGTGCGGTCCGCGATGGCAAGCTGGTGGAAGTTGATGTTGTTGGCTGGACCGACCCCCGCCCGCTGGATGGCTCCTGCCGATACACCGGCCCGGACATTGACCTGAACAGCAGTTTTGTGAAGATAGACACTGCTGGCAGCCCATACATCGAGCAAGGAATTTTGCGGAACCAGACGCGGTTTCGCGATTCAAAATCTGGAGGGAATCAATTGCTGAGCCAGCTTCGGGCGTACCACACGGCGGTGCTGCTGGATAAATTGTGGGAAGAACAGGTGGAGGATTATCGGGAACTGAAGAAGGTGGGCTTGCTGCGTGTTACCGGGGTTGGCCGCGCGGTCTCGCAGGAAAATGTTGACATGGCGCAGCAGCGTTCGGTAAGCGTGCTGGTGAAGGTTCCGCTGAAACCTGGCGAGGCGATTGCCGCCACGCTTCCCCCGCCCGGGCGGTATCGCCAATTGTGCGACTCACCCTGTAAATAA
- a CDS encoding NTP transferase domain-containing protein has product MKAVIMAGGFGTRLRPLTCNVPKPMAPMVNRPMMHHIVNVLTDLGIREIVSLLYYQPEVITAYFGNGSAFGIDMHYVQSEADFGTAGSVRNAHEFLDERFIIISGDVLTDIDLAKAIAYHEEKNARATIVLTRVPDPLAFGVVMTNDEGKITQFLEKPQWGEVFSDTINTGIYILEPEVLDLIPFKRDYDFSKDLFPQMLRDDLGLFGYIADGYWRDIGNLNEYQTAQMDILAGRVKVRIPGTKLGHVHMGEQSVVADGVTFDGTVVLGDGVTVQQGAYISNCIIGDGCEIESGARLSNTVVWERSTIGSNALLADDVLCNDVEIGRDVVVHENVFIADRCRIGDGARLLSNIKLWPDKEVESRAILSTSMVWADRWSRALFTDARVSGLSNVEMNAEFAAKLGSAFGAYAGKGRTVVISRDADNVSRMINRAMIAGLMSAGVHVNDLQRLPIPITRAELLNGKQAAGVHIRKSPNDRRKTDIIFFDGDGKDMPTGKTKSIERLFFGEEYGRARYDEVGSIYFPERTNESYLARFLQSLDEVAIRDARFKVAFDFSYGVASTLMPNILSALGPEVISLNAYLDPSRMTREREEMMAAQGKLGEVVTSLGYDFGFIIDPGAERINVVSETGEAIHNYRLLSIVTKLFLEANQGSVKKIAVPILASREVEMIAADYGVELVYTKNNHSAMMDATKDPDVSFVGGTRGGFIFPNFLFSVDGMFVAAKIMEMCARTGMTIGQLHAELPRRAVTERSIECPWEVKGRVMRHAMNHSEGERRILVDGVKMFLDDDWVMLIPDKERPLFHVVAETDEAERSAQLAQQYERLVREWKEG; this is encoded by the coding sequence ATGAAAGCAGTCATCATGGCAGGCGGGTTCGGCACACGGTTGCGTCCGCTTACTTGCAACGTTCCTAAGCCAATGGCACCAATGGTAAATCGCCCAATGATGCACCACATCGTCAACGTGCTCACCGATCTTGGCATCCGGGAAATCGTCTCGTTGCTCTACTATCAGCCGGAGGTTATCACTGCCTACTTCGGCAATGGTTCGGCCTTTGGCATTGATATGCACTACGTCCAATCGGAAGCCGATTTCGGGACGGCAGGGTCGGTCCGCAACGCCCACGAGTTTCTGGACGAACGATTCATCATCATCAGCGGCGACGTGCTGACCGATATTGATCTGGCAAAAGCCATTGCCTATCACGAAGAAAAAAACGCACGCGCCACCATCGTCCTTACCCGCGTCCCCGACCCCCTGGCCTTTGGCGTGGTGATGACCAACGACGAAGGAAAGATCACCCAATTCCTGGAAAAACCACAGTGGGGGGAGGTCTTCAGCGACACGATCAACACCGGCATCTACATTCTTGAGCCGGAGGTGTTGGACCTTATCCCCTTCAAGCGGGATTACGATTTCTCCAAGGACCTTTTCCCCCAGATGCTTCGCGACGACTTGGGGCTGTTCGGCTACATTGCCGACGGGTACTGGCGCGACATCGGGAACTTGAACGAGTATCAAACCGCCCAGATGGACATCCTTGCCGGCCGCGTCAAGGTGCGGATTCCCGGGACAAAGCTGGGCCACGTCCACATGGGGGAACAGAGCGTGGTGGCCGACGGCGTGACGTTCGACGGCACGGTGGTTCTGGGCGATGGCGTGACGGTGCAGCAAGGGGCGTACATCAGCAACTGCATCATTGGGGATGGGTGCGAGATTGAGTCGGGCGCGCGGCTAAGCAACACCGTTGTTTGGGAACGCTCCACCATTGGGTCCAACGCCTTGCTTGCCGACGACGTGCTGTGCAACGATGTGGAAATCGGGCGGGATGTGGTGGTCCATGAGAATGTTTTTATTGCCGACCGCTGCCGGATTGGCGACGGCGCACGGCTTCTTTCCAACATCAAACTCTGGCCCGACAAGGAAGTGGAATCGCGCGCAATCCTTTCCACCAGCATGGTGTGGGCCGACCGCTGGTCCCGGGCGTTGTTCACCGATGCAAGGGTCAGCGGATTGTCGAACGTTGAGATGAACGCGGAGTTCGCGGCCAAGTTAGGGTCCGCCTTTGGGGCATATGCCGGCAAAGGCCGAACCGTGGTCATCAGTCGCGATGCCGACAACGTTTCCCGGATGATTAACCGCGCCATGATTGCCGGGCTGATGTCCGCCGGGGTCCATGTCAACGACCTTCAGCGGCTTCCAATCCCGATCACCCGTGCCGAGCTGCTGAACGGGAAGCAGGCCGCAGGGGTCCATATCCGTAAATCCCCCAACGACCGCCGCAAAACGGACATCATCTTCTTTGATGGCGACGGGAAGGATATGCCGACCGGGAAAACCAAGTCTATCGAACGGCTCTTCTTTGGCGAAGAATATGGCCGCGCCCGCTACGACGAAGTTGGGAGCATCTACTTCCCGGAACGAACCAACGAATCATACCTTGCCCGATTCTTGCAATCGCTGGACGAAGTGGCAATCCGCGACGCACGTTTCAAGGTGGCGTTCGACTTCAGCTACGGCGTGGCAAGCACCCTGATGCCGAATATCTTGAGCGCGCTGGGGCCGGAAGTCATCTCGCTGAACGCATACCTTGACCCCAGCCGCATGACCCGCGAACGGGAGGAGATGATGGCCGCGCAGGGGAAGCTCGGTGAGGTTGTCACCTCGTTGGGGTATGACTTTGGGTTTATCATTGACCCCGGTGCCGAGCGGATCAATGTGGTTTCGGAAACCGGGGAGGCAATCCATAACTACCGGCTTCTTTCCATCGTCACCAAGCTCTTTCTGGAAGCCAATCAAGGGAGCGTCAAGAAGATCGCCGTGCCAATCCTTGCCTCGCGCGAGGTGGAGATGATTGCCGCAGATTACGGGGTGGAGTTGGTGTACACGAAGAACAACCACTCAGCAATGATGGATGCCACAAAGGACCCCGATGTCTCCTTTGTTGGCGGGACACGCGGCGGATTCATCTTCCCGAACTTCCTGTTCTCGGTGGATGGAATGTTTGTGGCGGCCAAGATTATGGAGATGTGCGCCCGCACCGGAATGACGATTGGGCAACTCCATGCCGAGCTTCCCCGCCGCGCCGTCACCGAACGGTCCATTGAATGCCCGTGGGAGGTGAAAGGCCGGGTGATGCGCCACGCCATGAACCACAGTGAAGGGGAACGGCGGATACTGGTTGACGGGGTGAAAATGTTCCTTGATGATGATTGGGTGATGCTGATTCCCGACAAAGAACGCCCCCTGTTCCACGTGGTGGCCGAAACCGACGAGGCCGAACGCTCGGCCCAACTTGCACAGCAGTACGAACGCTTGGTGCGTGAGTGGAAGGAGGGGTGA
- a CDS encoding RNA-binding protein, whose product MSIKLYVGNLPYKTTGDDLNDLFSQVGEVLSASVLEDRETGRSRGFGFVEMESREAGNEAIERFNNADYQGRNLVVNEAKPREERGGGGRGFGGGGGRGGFGGGGNRGGGGYGGGNRGGGGGGRW is encoded by the coding sequence ATGTCAATTAAGTTGTACGTAGGGAACCTTCCCTACAAAACCACAGGCGACGACCTGAACGATCTGTTCTCGCAGGTCGGCGAAGTTCTCTCCGCTTCGGTCCTTGAGGATCGCGAAACCGGACGCTCACGCGGGTTCGGTTTTGTGGAGATGGAATCGCGCGAGGCCGGCAACGAAGCAATCGAGCGTTTCAACAACGCTGATTACCAGGGCCGCAACCTTGTGGTGAACGAAGCCAAACCACGCGAAGAGCGTGGCGGCGGCGGTCGTGGATTCGGCGGCGGCGGTGGTCGCGGCGGATTTGGCGGCGGTGGCAACCGCGGTGGCGGTGGCTACGGCGGCGGCAACCGTGGCGGCGGCGGCGGCGGACGCTGGTAA
- a CDS encoding MerR family transcriptional regulator yields MNERIYRVRQFAKLAGVTVRTLHHYDHLGLLKPHGHSEAGYRLYSDADLLRLQQIITLQWIGVPLRQIRELLDGQTLNLAELLRMQRTLLQEQQRRIEQAIRAIQQAETVAAGNDPDSETIINIIKVITMATNNEWVKEYYTPEQLDAIEKRATPETITQGQQAWGQLIADIEEAAANGVDPASAEAQTLIQRQESLIEGFTGGDAGTRENLNKLWSDKSNWPATFKSPYSPAAEAFLEQARKHNK; encoded by the coding sequence ATGAACGAACGCATCTATCGCGTACGCCAGTTTGCCAAGTTGGCCGGGGTGACCGTCCGGACGCTTCACCATTACGACCACTTGGGGCTGTTGAAACCGCACGGGCATTCCGAAGCGGGCTACCGTTTGTACAGCGATGCGGACCTTCTGCGGCTGCAGCAGATCATCACGCTGCAGTGGATTGGCGTTCCGTTGCGCCAGATTCGGGAACTGCTGGATGGACAAACGCTGAACCTTGCCGAACTGCTACGAATGCAACGGACGTTGCTGCAGGAACAGCAGCGGCGTATCGAGCAAGCAATTCGGGCAATCCAGCAAGCGGAAACCGTTGCCGCCGGAAACGATCCCGATTCGGAAACGATCATCAACATCATCAAGGTAATCACCATGGCAACAAACAACGAATGGGTGAAGGAATACTACACCCCAGAGCAACTTGACGCGATTGAGAAACGCGCCACTCCGGAAACAATCACACAGGGGCAGCAGGCGTGGGGGCAGCTTATTGCCGACATCGAGGAAGCCGCCGCCAACGGCGTGGACCCCGCAAGCGCGGAAGCGCAAACGCTGATCCAACGGCAGGAATCGCTGATTGAAGGATTCACCGGAGGGGATGCCGGAACCCGGGAGAATTTGAACAAACTCTGGAGCGACAAAAGCAACTGGCCAGCAACGTTCAAAAGCCCCTACAGCCCAGCCGCAGAAGCCTTCTTGGAGCAGGCGCGGAAGCATAACAAGTAA
- a CDS encoding FAD-dependent monooxygenase, translating to MPNRIALLGAGLTGPLLAVYLARRGYAVDLYERRPDMRVHDVGGGRSINLALSTRGLRALEGVGLQAEVLADAIRMPGRMIHALDGSLDFQPYGKVGEAINSISRSGLNIILLNAAERAGVRVHFNARCESVSLKERTATLVNDQTGERTTIAPERLIAADGANSSLRAAMELEMPGFDSRTEWLEHGYKELEIPPGPNGEFLMEPNALHIWPRHEFMMIALPNPNATFTCTVFAAFDGEDGFDTVLGDDAVNGYFQRHFPDALPLMPTLLHDWRTNPSSRLGTVFCGPWHLDDWGLLIGDAAHAIVPFYGQGMNCCFEDCFVLDTLLADSHDWGSIMPQFYALRKPNADAIARLAVANFFEMRSRVVDPHYLRKKSIEARLHELFPDRWMPLYSMVTFSTIGYAEALQRSGQQDALLQSVGFDTVEGALQQGKEATEKALWG from the coding sequence ATGCCCAACCGCATCGCACTTCTTGGCGCAGGCTTAACCGGACCCCTTCTTGCGGTCTATCTGGCGCGCCGTGGCTACGCCGTGGACCTGTACGAACGCCGCCCCGATATGCGGGTCCACGACGTTGGTGGCGGGCGTTCCATCAATCTTGCGCTTTCCACCCGTGGGCTTCGGGCGTTGGAGGGGGTGGGGCTGCAGGCGGAGGTGCTGGCCGACGCAATCCGAATGCCCGGGCGGATGATCCATGCGTTGGATGGAAGCCTTGATTTCCAACCGTACGGCAAAGTTGGGGAAGCCATTAACTCCATCTCCCGCTCGGGCCTGAACATCATTCTTCTGAACGCTGCCGAACGCGCAGGCGTGCGGGTCCACTTCAACGCCCGCTGCGAATCTGTCAGCCTGAAAGAACGGACCGCAACGCTGGTGAACGACCAAACCGGGGAACGGACCACCATCGCCCCCGAACGGCTGATTGCTGCCGACGGCGCGAACTCCTCGCTCCGTGCAGCAATGGAGTTGGAAATGCCCGGATTCGACTCGCGGACGGAGTGGCTGGAGCATGGCTACAAGGAATTGGAGATTCCCCCCGGCCCCAATGGAGAGTTTCTGATGGAGCCGAACGCGCTCCATATCTGGCCCCGCCACGAGTTTATGATGATCGCGCTGCCGAACCCGAACGCAACGTTTACCTGCACGGTGTTCGCGGCATTCGATGGGGAGGATGGATTCGACACTGTGCTGGGGGATGATGCCGTGAACGGTTACTTCCAACGCCACTTCCCCGATGCCCTTCCGCTGATGCCGACGCTGCTGCACGACTGGCGCACCAACCCAAGCTCGCGGCTGGGGACGGTCTTCTGCGGGCCGTGGCACCTTGACGATTGGGGGCTGCTGATTGGCGACGCGGCTCACGCCATCGTCCCTTTTTACGGGCAGGGGATGAACTGCTGTTTTGAAGATTGCTTCGTGCTGGATACCCTGCTTGCCGACAGCCACGACTGGGGGAGCATCATGCCGCAATTCTACGCGCTGCGGAAGCCGAACGCCGACGCAATTGCACGGCTTGCCGTCGCGAACTTCTTCGAGATGCGCTCGCGCGTGGTGGACCCGCACTACCTCCGCAAAAAATCTATCGAGGCCCGCCTGCACGAACTGTTCCCCGACCGCTGGATGCCGTTGTACAGCATGGTGACGTTCAGCACCATCGGCTACGCCGAAGCGTTGCAGCGTTCGGGCCAGCAGGATGCCTTGCTGCAAAGCGTTGGATTCGACACTGTTGAGGGGGCATTGCAGCAAGGGAAGGAAGCAACGGAAAAAGCCCTGTGGGGGTGA